The following are encoded together in the Pseudoalteromonas piscicida genome:
- a CDS encoding ABC transporter permease subunit, with amino-acid sequence MTSNPQKPSFKTDRSRLFKDRFAQFGITSGGVMVLVALLLIFFYLLYVVQPIFESAKVEKRMDIQLTQDKAYLGVGVEEQTEIAYLLGSQGTVDYYQIKGEGAGKLLDTLDVALDGNITSFAESAPFLGQYAFGLDNGQVQLVKPMFTVSFPGNQRVLTPRLSYPLNAKQLIVDEQGQAIRKFAFSHFEDKTAVVAQTADKRVIFASFVAEENMFTGEVEWAVERTELDIDGRVDELLISPDTSRTFVRSANQVYVFDSRYASEVELFQLLAANEENANLVDMNLLAGANSLMLANDNGEVSQWFEVNTDDGRQFAKIRSFETPKSKQVKLFSEYYRRTFFTTNENGQLGLYYTTSEAHLWQGKVTDKVVQKFAVAPRANAALLLAGDTLTVVELHNEHPEVTWSALWQEVWYEGYPEPAYTWQSTSASDDFESKFSLVPISFGTIKAALYAMLFAVPIALASAIYTAYFMSSELRRVVKPTVEIMEALPTVILGFLAGLWLAPLIETHLPAVVALLVLLPIAMIATAFGWTKLPAKVRHFVPEGWHSILLIPVVLIVGWISFAMSAGVESWLFSGNVRQYLTNELGLTFDQRNSLVVGIAMGFAVIPTIFSIAEDAVFSVPKHLSNGSLALGATQWQTLVRVVLLTASPGIFSAVMMGLGRAVGETMIVLMATGNTPIMDWSIFQGMRTLAANIAVEMPESEVGSSHYRILFLAAFVLFIFTFVFNTVAEFVRQQLREKYSSM; translated from the coding sequence ATGACTTCAAATCCGCAAAAGCCATCCTTTAAAACGGATAGAAGCCGTCTCTTCAAAGACAGGTTTGCACAATTTGGCATTACTTCTGGTGGAGTAATGGTCTTAGTCGCACTTTTACTTATCTTCTTCTACTTATTGTATGTTGTTCAACCAATCTTTGAATCGGCAAAGGTTGAAAAGCGTATGGATATTCAGCTTACACAAGACAAAGCATATTTGGGAGTAGGGGTAGAAGAACAAACTGAAATTGCGTACTTACTCGGTAGCCAAGGAACGGTAGATTATTACCAAATCAAAGGTGAAGGCGCTGGTAAATTGCTAGATACATTAGATGTTGCACTCGACGGTAATATCACATCATTTGCAGAGAGTGCGCCTTTCCTAGGGCAATATGCATTCGGTCTGGATAATGGTCAGGTACAATTAGTGAAGCCGATGTTCACGGTAAGCTTCCCTGGTAATCAACGTGTTTTAACCCCTCGCTTAAGTTATCCACTCAATGCGAAGCAACTGATTGTTGATGAACAAGGGCAAGCAATTCGTAAGTTTGCCTTTAGTCACTTCGAAGACAAAACAGCGGTAGTTGCTCAAACTGCGGATAAACGTGTGATTTTTGCGTCTTTTGTTGCGGAAGAAAACATGTTTACTGGAGAAGTTGAGTGGGCCGTTGAGCGTACTGAGTTAGATATTGATGGCCGCGTTGATGAGTTACTTATTTCTCCCGATACGTCGCGTACATTTGTTCGCTCAGCAAACCAAGTTTACGTTTTTGACTCTCGCTATGCTTCTGAAGTTGAGTTATTCCAATTGCTTGCTGCAAACGAGGAAAATGCCAACTTAGTCGATATGAACCTACTAGCGGGCGCAAACTCGTTAATGCTTGCTAACGACAATGGTGAGGTTTCACAATGGTTTGAAGTCAATACCGATGATGGACGCCAGTTTGCTAAAATCCGTTCTTTTGAAACACCAAAGAGCAAACAGGTCAAACTATTCAGTGAATACTATCGCCGTACTTTCTTCACGACCAACGAAAATGGTCAGTTAGGTTTGTATTACACCACCAGTGAAGCGCACTTATGGCAAGGTAAAGTCACAGATAAAGTAGTACAGAAGTTTGCAGTAGCGCCGCGCGCTAATGCGGCTTTGTTACTAGCCGGTGACACGTTAACGGTGGTAGAGCTGCACAATGAGCACCCTGAAGTTACTTGGTCTGCACTGTGGCAAGAAGTGTGGTACGAAGGGTATCCGGAGCCTGCTTATACTTGGCAGTCAACCTCTGCGAGTGATGACTTTGAGTCGAAATTCTCATTAGTACCTATTTCGTTCGGTACCATTAAAGCGGCGCTTTACGCCATGCTGTTTGCCGTGCCAATCGCATTAGCGTCAGCAATTTACACCGCCTATTTTATGTCGAGTGAATTGCGCCGCGTGGTGAAACCAACGGTAGAGATAATGGAAGCACTACCAACGGTTATCTTGGGCTTCTTGGCTGGTCTTTGGTTAGCGCCTTTAATTGAAACTCATCTACCTGCAGTGGTTGCCTTATTGGTGCTATTACCAATTGCGATGATTGCAACGGCATTTGGTTGGACTAAGTTACCTGCAAAAGTCAGACACTTTGTGCCTGAAGGTTGGCATTCAATCTTGCTGATCCCTGTTGTGCTGATCGTCGGCTGGATTTCATTTGCCATGAGCGCTGGTGTTGAGTCTTGGCTATTTAGCGGTAATGTGCGCCAGTATCTAACCAATGAGTTAGGGCTAACATTCGATCAGCGTAACTCGCTGGTAGTGGGTATCGCGATGGGATTTGCGGTTATTCCTACTATCTTCTCTATTGCAGAAGATGCTGTATTTAGCGTACCTAAGCATCTTTCAAATGGCTCATTGGCACTCGGTGCTACGCAGTGGCAGACTTTGGTTCGTGTTGTATTACTTACTGCAAGTCCCGGTATCTTCTCTGCAGTAATGATGGGTCTTGGCCGTGCAGTGGGTGAAACCATGATCGTATTGATGGCAACCGGTAACACGCCAATCATGGACTGGAGTATCTTTCAAGGTATGCGTACGCTCGCTGCAAACATTGCGGTGGAAATGCCGGAGTCTGAAGTTGGCAGCTCTCACTATCGCATCCTGTTCCTAGCTGCCTTTGTATTGTTTATTTTTACTTTCGTATTTAACACCGTTGCTGAATTTGTTCGTCAGCAGCTGCGTGAAAAGTACAGCTCAATGTAA
- a CDS encoding glycine cleavage system protein R: MKQLILTLIGKDRPGLVEEISSTILSNHGNWLTSNLSHLAGQFAGIVQVEVAEEHLQEIQDALHKLPGLDVSVESGENLPAQDEPDTLNLIITGNDRPGIVQELATVIRHKGANITHLTSKQRSAPNWGLPIFSAFATVTLPAGTVKENVIEALESITSDLIVDIEES, encoded by the coding sequence ATGAAGCAGTTAATATTAACACTTATAGGTAAGGACCGACCGGGTCTCGTTGAGGAAATCTCTTCCACTATTCTTTCCAACCATGGCAATTGGTTAACCAGTAACTTAAGCCACCTTGCCGGACAATTCGCAGGCATCGTGCAAGTTGAGGTTGCCGAAGAACATTTGCAAGAAATACAAGATGCGTTGCATAAATTGCCAGGGTTAGACGTTAGCGTTGAATCAGGCGAAAACTTGCCAGCACAGGATGAGCCAGATACATTAAATTTAATCATCACAGGTAACGATAGACCGGGAATTGTGCAAGAGCTTGCTACGGTTATTCGCCACAAGGGTGCAAACATCACACACTTAACCTCAAAACAACGTAGTGCACCGAACTGGGGACTGCCTATTTTCAGCGCTTTCGCAACTGTGACTTTACCTGCTGGCACGGTCAAGGAAAACGTAATTGAAGCACTCGAGTCAATCACCAGTGACTTGATCGTGGACATAGAAGAAAGCTAA
- the ppk1 gene encoding polyphosphate kinase 1 has translation MQAVSPEHKTITYFAKELSWLSFNERVLQEAKDPTNPIIERIRFLGIFSNNLDEFFQVRVADVKRRILLNNLPDTNFDEDEALLADIQKKVLELGKKFNAIYDQILIDLNEHHIHIKQPDALSDFHKNWLANYFKDQVLPHLLPMMINESKDYSDNINDTMTHLFVELNGEKQHHAFLEVPTDRLNRFVQLPPEKTRRHKTIVLLDDVIRFFIADVFKSFFKFDRIDAYSMKLTRDAEYNLDDELEEGVLDTMSKGLKQRLYAEPVRLVYEESMPEEMIKLMKKRLGVTGQDAMIPGGRYRNFRDFMSFPNVGRGYLENKPLPPLKSAAFSKYSSVFRAISVQDILLYYPYHTFNHMLEYIRQAAFDPRVTQIKVNIYRVAKQSRLIASLINAAKNGKKVTVMVELKARFDEQNNIEWAKLMSEYGIKVMIGIPALKVHSKLCVVHRREKGKIVKYAHIGTGNFHEKTARIYTDFSLFTKHPDITEECDSVFRFIESSYLPFRFEHLMISPINARSQILALIDEEITHAEQGRTGKVTIKINNLVDKQLVDKLYEASRKGVKIRLIVRGMCALVPGIVQFSDNIKIISIVDRFLEHPRVMIFDNNGDPKVYISSADWMTRNLDHRVEVGTPIYAEHLKKLIIDIIELQFKDRTKARIIDAEQKNLYVRRGNRKKIRSQIAIYDHLKKWELHQLNEAKE, from the coding sequence ATGCAGGCCGTATCTCCAGAGCATAAAACTATCACGTACTTTGCCAAAGAATTAAGCTGGCTCTCTTTTAACGAACGCGTTTTACAAGAAGCCAAGGACCCAACCAACCCGATCATCGAGCGGATCCGGTTTCTTGGTATATTTTCCAATAACTTAGATGAGTTTTTCCAAGTCCGTGTTGCGGATGTAAAGCGCCGTATCTTATTAAATAATCTGCCTGATACCAATTTCGATGAAGATGAAGCGCTACTTGCTGACATTCAAAAGAAGGTGTTGGAACTTGGCAAAAAGTTCAATGCTATTTATGACCAGATCCTCATCGATTTAAATGAGCATCATATCCATATTAAGCAACCTGATGCGCTGTCTGACTTCCACAAAAATTGGTTGGCTAACTACTTTAAAGACCAAGTGCTGCCTCACCTATTACCAATGATGATTAACGAAAGTAAGGACTATTCGGACAACATCAACGACACTATGACTCACCTGTTTGTGGAGTTAAATGGTGAGAAGCAGCACCATGCCTTTTTGGAAGTCCCGACTGACCGTCTAAATCGTTTTGTCCAGCTACCACCAGAAAAAACCCGTCGACATAAAACGATTGTGTTGCTTGACGATGTTATTCGATTCTTTATTGCCGATGTGTTTAAAAGTTTCTTCAAATTTGACCGCATTGACGCCTATTCGATGAAGCTTACTCGAGACGCTGAATACAACTTAGATGATGAGCTTGAAGAAGGTGTGTTGGATACCATGTCCAAAGGCCTCAAGCAGCGCTTGTATGCCGAACCCGTGCGCTTAGTGTATGAAGAATCAATGCCGGAAGAAATGATCAAGTTGATGAAAAAGCGCTTAGGAGTAACAGGCCAAGATGCCATGATCCCAGGTGGTAGATATCGCAATTTCAGAGATTTTATGTCTTTTCCAAACGTTGGTCGTGGTTACTTAGAAAATAAGCCATTGCCGCCACTTAAAAGTGCTGCCTTTTCAAAATATAGCAGCGTCTTTCGCGCGATTTCAGTTCAGGATATTTTACTGTATTACCCCTACCATACCTTTAATCACATGCTGGAATATATCCGCCAAGCGGCGTTTGACCCCAGAGTGACACAAATAAAGGTCAACATTTATCGCGTGGCCAAACAATCTCGTTTAATCGCTTCACTGATCAATGCAGCAAAGAACGGTAAGAAAGTCACCGTGATGGTTGAGTTAAAAGCCCGCTTCGATGAGCAAAATAATATTGAGTGGGCAAAACTCATGAGTGAATACGGTATTAAGGTCATGATAGGCATACCGGCGCTCAAGGTACATAGTAAGCTTTGTGTGGTTCACCGCAGAGAAAAAGGCAAAATCGTAAAATACGCTCACATAGGTACGGGTAACTTCCACGAAAAAACCGCCAGGATTTATACTGATTTCAGTCTGTTTACCAAGCACCCTGATATCACGGAAGAATGCGATAGCGTATTTCGCTTTATTGAGAGTAGTTACCTGCCGTTTAGATTCGAGCACTTGATGATTTCGCCTATCAACGCGCGTAGCCAAATTCTAGCATTGATCGATGAAGAGATAACCCATGCCGAGCAAGGTCGAACAGGTAAGGTAACAATTAAGATCAATAACTTAGTTGATAAACAACTCGTTGATAAGCTGTACGAAGCATCGCGTAAAGGCGTCAAGATCCGCCTCATCGTACGCGGCATGTGTGCCCTTGTGCCCGGTATAGTGCAGTTTAGCGATAATATAAAAATCATAAGTATCGTCGATCGTTTCTTAGAGCACCCGCGAGTGATGATTTTCGACAACAACGGCGACCCTAAAGTCTACATTTCCTCTGCAGACTGGATGACTCGTAACCTCGACCACCGTGTTGAAGTTGGCACCCCCATTTATGCCGAACATTTGAAAAAGCTGATTATCGATATCATTGAGTTGCAATTTAAAGATCGCACTAAAGCCAGAATTATTGACGCCGAACAGAAGAATCTGTACGTTCGCCGAGGTAACCGTAAAAAAATTCGCTCTCAGATCGCGATTTATGACCATTTAAAAAAATGGGAGTTGCACCAATTAAATGAAGCGAAAGAATAA
- a CDS encoding exopolyphosphatase, with amino-acid sequence MRDYPSIAAVDLGSNSFHLVVAREVDGRLQLLHKEKQRVYLAAGLDDDFNLSDDAIARALDTLSQFATTLHDFPKESVQVVATYTLRNCKNLNYFLAKAKQVFPYPINVISGQEEARLIYQGVANHEHDSHNRLVIDIGGGSTELVIGQHLTHKLLSSRNVGCVTMQKAYFFDGKLSAKRFKKAEIKAEQQIESITASYLKLGWNTVIGTSGTIKAIAAMVNELTQADEITLPILEQIKQLFIDAGHIDNISLKALPEERKTSIAGGLAVLIALFRQLGLERMRLSEYALREGLLFEMHQTDEFDIRTRTINTFSDHYNIDKQHAENICETIKLFTTQLKAHWQLSSYDVEMLCWAAKLHEVGLAINSSGMHKHGAYIVRHSQLPGFTQAQQLRLSALVRFYRKKIKTPELTELVNEELTHFNRILAVFRLSVLVNQKRQQDQLPELSITAVDNALILHIAAEWLESHSLFQADLEQEQNYLKTIGIQFNLRFG; translated from the coding sequence ATGCGCGACTACCCTTCTATTGCCGCAGTGGATTTAGGTTCAAATAGTTTTCACCTTGTTGTAGCAAGAGAAGTAGATGGTCGCCTTCAACTCCTCCATAAAGAAAAGCAACGCGTTTACTTGGCTGCGGGCCTTGATGATGATTTCAATTTAAGTGACGACGCGATAGCCCGAGCATTGGATACGCTCTCGCAATTTGCGACGACACTACATGATTTTCCTAAAGAGTCCGTTCAAGTAGTAGCGACCTACACGCTACGAAATTGCAAAAACCTTAATTATTTTCTCGCTAAGGCGAAACAGGTTTTTCCATATCCAATCAATGTGATTTCAGGCCAAGAAGAAGCTCGCCTTATCTACCAAGGTGTCGCCAATCATGAACATGATAGTCATAACCGTTTGGTTATCGACATTGGAGGTGGCAGCACAGAGTTAGTTATTGGTCAGCACCTTACGCACAAACTGTTAAGTAGTCGCAATGTGGGCTGCGTAACCATGCAAAAAGCCTACTTTTTTGACGGAAAGCTATCTGCAAAGCGATTCAAAAAGGCAGAAATAAAAGCAGAGCAACAAATTGAGAGTATTACCGCAAGCTACCTAAAACTCGGCTGGAATACCGTTATCGGCACATCTGGTACCATTAAAGCAATTGCTGCTATGGTTAACGAACTAACCCAAGCCGATGAAATTACCCTGCCTATTTTGGAGCAAATTAAACAGCTATTTATTGATGCTGGGCACATAGACAATATTTCCTTAAAAGCACTACCTGAGGAGCGAAAAACCAGTATTGCAGGCGGCCTTGCTGTATTGATAGCACTATTTAGACAGTTAGGGCTCGAGCGCATGCGCCTTAGTGAATATGCATTGCGAGAAGGTTTATTGTTTGAAATGCATCAAACTGACGAGTTTGATATTCGCACCCGCACAATTAACACGTTCAGCGATCACTATAATATTGATAAGCAACACGCCGAAAATATTTGTGAAACCATCAAACTATTTACGACTCAACTAAAAGCGCACTGGCAACTATCCTCTTATGATGTCGAAATGTTATGTTGGGCAGCAAAACTCCATGAGGTGGGACTCGCCATAAACTCTTCTGGCATGCATAAACACGGTGCTTATATTGTCAGACATAGCCAACTTCCTGGCTTTACTCAAGCCCAGCAATTAAGGCTAAGTGCACTTGTACGCTTTTATCGAAAAAAGATAAAAACGCCAGAGTTAACAGAGTTAGTCAACGAAGAGCTAACACACTTTAATCGTATTTTGGCGGTGTTTCGCCTCAGCGTCCTAGTGAACCAAAAGCGCCAACAAGACCAACTTCCCGAGCTAAGTATCACAGCTGTTGATAACGCTTTGATACTTCACATTGCGGCTGAGTGGCTTGAATCACACTCGCTGTTTCAAGCAGATCTCGAGCAAGAACAAAACTATCTAAAAACAATCGGTATTCAATTTAACCTGAGATTTGGATAA
- a CDS encoding EAL and HDOD domain-containing protein: MLMSGPVTEIRKSAVQYIARQAILRPDQEVFAYELLYRDSDNNAFPVGVSDGQATGRMFFNSLMFIGVERLAAGQLAFINLSDESLLQELPSLLAPQKLVVEIVERSKNIPSLVNTVTKLIEKGYRFALDDYDGTSKWDPLLPLMEFVKIEVEQPIIKTNMAVKKLKRQYPDIKIIVERIETKEEFEIIKSSGADFFQGFFFAKPEMLNHGNVEPSKMVVFQLLQATAKKSLCFKEIQTRVSKDLSLTARLLKLANAKAGEDRLEIKSISQAVVYLGEDAIRQFVKILALSELGSDKPSELTRMGLTRAKFVETFLMPGGEEMSETGYLLGLMSILDVILDVELSVIAAEFSLDDSLSSALLSYQGLLGGALRLAFEIERNDWREAELILQAIRPATPTNYLYDMALSSRAYADEILSIVAGDEQ; the protein is encoded by the coding sequence ATGTTAATGAGTGGTCCGGTGACTGAAATACGTAAATCAGCAGTGCAGTATATTGCAAGACAGGCCATTTTGCGGCCAGATCAAGAAGTCTTTGCCTATGAGTTGCTTTACAGAGACTCAGATAACAATGCTTTCCCAGTTGGGGTAAGCGATGGGCAAGCGACTGGGCGAATGTTTTTTAACTCCTTAATGTTTATCGGTGTAGAGCGTTTGGCTGCGGGGCAGCTCGCTTTTATAAATCTATCCGACGAATCATTACTGCAAGAATTACCTAGCTTATTAGCGCCACAGAAGCTTGTGGTGGAAATTGTGGAGCGCTCTAAAAATATCCCTTCTCTTGTGAATACGGTGACTAAGTTAATAGAGAAAGGCTATCGATTTGCTTTGGATGACTACGACGGCACGTCAAAGTGGGATCCGTTGCTACCACTCATGGAATTCGTCAAAATTGAGGTTGAGCAGCCAATTATAAAAACCAATATGGCGGTAAAAAAGCTCAAGCGCCAGTATCCGGATATTAAAATCATTGTTGAGCGTATCGAAACAAAAGAAGAGTTCGAGATCATCAAATCATCTGGAGCAGACTTTTTCCAAGGTTTCTTTTTCGCCAAACCTGAAATGCTCAACCATGGCAACGTTGAACCATCGAAAATGGTGGTGTTTCAGCTGCTACAAGCAACGGCGAAAAAATCTTTATGCTTCAAAGAAATACAAACAAGAGTAAGCAAAGATCTGAGTTTAACTGCACGATTGCTAAAACTTGCGAATGCTAAAGCCGGTGAAGATAGATTAGAAATTAAGTCTATCTCTCAGGCTGTTGTGTATTTAGGCGAAGACGCAATTAGGCAGTTTGTTAAAATACTGGCATTGAGCGAATTGGGTTCAGATAAACCCAGTGAGCTGACAAGAATGGGCTTAACTCGTGCCAAGTTTGTGGAAACATTCTTAATGCCAGGTGGCGAAGAAATGTCGGAAACTGGCTATTTGCTTGGTCTTATGTCCATCCTAGATGTGATCCTTGATGTTGAGCTTTCTGTTATTGCAGCGGAGTTTTCTCTCGATGATTCGCTTTCCAGTGCGTTACTGAGTTATCAAGGCTTACTTGGTGGAGCGCTACGTTTAGCGTTCGAAATTGAGCGCAACGATTGGCGAGAAGCTGAGCTTATTTTACAAGCTATCAGACCAGCAACACCGACCAATTACCTCTATGATATGGCGCTTTCTAGTCGAGCTTATGCAGATGAGATCCTTTCTATTGTGGCAGGTGATGAACAGTAG
- a CDS encoding substrate-binding periplasmic protein, protein MKQVLIVWLFAFAGLTKAEQVPYLKYSLSGSGSFYPYFTHSEDAPGILPEMVEAILVKAKIRGENLLLPAKRTNFYLEKQQIDFDIISPDWLNEQQRQDDRFIYSDPILPIKEYIVTRQSQPPILTLAGIEVGTVRGYYYHDDQIFERVDFASEKELLQALNLGRVEHIIIGDLPALYWSEQLGIAFSFNQLHSEGMLQLRLLGKHHGLLKRINQAIAQLKHSGEIEKIAQQYISQLPIHAKGGR, encoded by the coding sequence ATGAAGCAAGTTTTGATCGTCTGGTTATTCGCCTTTGCCGGTTTGACTAAGGCTGAACAAGTCCCCTACTTAAAGTACAGTTTAAGTGGCTCGGGCAGCTTTTACCCGTATTTTACTCACAGCGAAGATGCACCAGGGATCCTGCCCGAAATGGTGGAAGCCATTTTGGTAAAAGCAAAGATCAGAGGCGAAAACCTGCTTCTCCCAGCGAAACGCACCAACTTTTATCTAGAGAAGCAGCAAATTGATTTTGATATCATCAGTCCAGATTGGCTGAACGAGCAGCAGAGGCAAGACGATAGATTTATCTATTCAGACCCCATCCTACCTATTAAAGAATATATTGTTACTCGTCAATCTCAACCACCTATATTAACCCTAGCGGGTATCGAAGTTGGTACAGTTAGAGGCTACTATTACCATGATGACCAAATATTCGAGCGGGTTGATTTTGCATCCGAAAAAGAGTTGCTGCAAGCCCTAAACCTAGGCAGGGTTGAACATATTATTATTGGCGATTTACCCGCACTATATTGGTCTGAACAACTTGGCATTGCTTTTAGCTTCAATCAACTACATTCAGAAGGGATGCTGCAGCTGCGGTTGTTAGGTAAGCATCATGGATTACTTAAGCGGATAAATCAGGCTATCGCACAGCTTAAACATTCTGGTGAAATCGAAAAAATAGCACAGCAGTATATTTCACAACTACCAATACATGCTAAAGGTGGCAGATAA
- a CDS encoding PhnA domain-containing protein: protein MTIAAALAERSNNQCELCTSTDGLEVYEVPPVAEAHSDKCVYLCSQCKPQVEGQQDLEANHWHCLNDSMWSQVPAVQVVAYRMLKRLAPDNGWAQDALDMLYLEDETRAWADQALAEDDDLVHLDSNGVKLSAGDTVTLIKDLDVKGSSLVAKRGTAVRNIRLSPSNPEHIEGRVEGQNIVILTKFVKK from the coding sequence ATGACTATCGCTGCCGCGCTTGCTGAGCGCAGTAACAATCAATGTGAGCTCTGTACCTCAACGGATGGTCTCGAAGTATACGAAGTGCCACCAGTCGCCGAAGCACATTCTGACAAATGTGTTTATCTTTGTAGCCAGTGCAAACCACAGGTTGAAGGTCAACAGGATTTAGAAGCCAACCATTGGCACTGTTTAAACGATAGTATGTGGAGCCAGGTTCCTGCCGTTCAGGTTGTTGCCTACCGTATGCTTAAGCGCCTTGCGCCAGATAATGGCTGGGCTCAAGATGCATTAGACATGCTGTATCTAGAAGATGAGACTCGAGCATGGGCTGATCAAGCACTTGCAGAGGATGACGACCTTGTCCACCTAGATAGTAACGGAGTGAAGCTCAGCGCTGGTGACACAGTGACTTTGATTAAAGACTTGGATGTCAAAGGTAGTAGCCTAGTTGCAAAACGCGGAACTGCAGTACGTAACATTCGCCTTTCGCCTTCAAACCCAGAGCATATTGAAGGCCGTGTAGAAGGTCAAAACATCGTTATTTTAACGAAGTTTGTTAAGAAATAA